A DNA window from Coffea arabica cultivar ET-39 chromosome 6c, Coffea Arabica ET-39 HiFi, whole genome shotgun sequence contains the following coding sequences:
- the LOC140008665 gene encoding uncharacterized protein → MKLATKYYSPYQVVEKIGVVAYKLKLPKGFKIHLVFHVSLSKKKVGEGVTPGSALPYSNEEGQLKVQQVAILERRMVKRKNSAVVQWLVQWFNSTPTNATWEDAEFI, encoded by the coding sequence ATGAAATTGGCTACAAAATATTATAGTCCTTATCAGGTAGTAGAGAAGATTGGGGTTGTTGCCTATAAACTGAAGTTACCAAAGGGCTTTAAAATTCATCTCGTTTTCCATGTGTCATTATCGAAGAAGAAGGTGGGAGAGGGAGTGACTCCTGGTTCTGCCCTGCCATACTCAAATGAAGAGGGACAGCTGAAGGTGCAACAAGTGGCAATATTAGAAAGGAGGATGGTCAAGAGGAAAAATAGTGCAGTAGTGCAATGGCTAGTTCAGTGGTTCAACTCTACTCCAACTAATGCTACCTGGGAGGATGCTGAGTTCATATGA